The stretch of DNA CATGAAGACCTGCCTGATCGTCGATGACAGCAAAGTGATCCGCAAAGTCGCGCGTCATATCCTCGAAACCCTCGACTTCAAGGTCGAGGAAGCGGGTGACGGCAAGGAAGCCCTGTCGCATTGCGAGCAGGAAATGCCCGACGTGGTCCTGCTCGACTGGAACATGCCCGTGATGAGCGGGATGGAATTCCTGAAGCTGCTTCGCCAAGGCGGTCACGCCGATCAGCCCAAGGTCGTCTTCTGCACCACCGAGAACGACATGGCGCATATTCGCGCGGCGCTGGAAGCCGGGGCGGACGAATATGTGATGAAGCCGTTCGATCGCGAAACGCTGCACGTCAAACTGCAACTCGTCGGCGTCGCCTAGAACAGGAGCACCGCATGGGCGGGGTGCTCGCATCTCTTTCCCGCAGTGATACCGGACGCGGCGATCCCGCGACGGTGAAGCTGATGGTTGTCGACGATTCCACCGTGGCGCGCGCCGTGTTGTCGCGAATGATCGAAAGCGATCCGCAGTTTCGCGTCGTCGCCGACGCGCCGACCGCCGAAGATGCGATCGCACAACTCGCCCGTGTCGATACCGATATCGTGCTCCTCGACCTCGAAATGCCGGGGGAAGGGGGGCTGAAGCTGCTTCCCAAGATCATCGAGGCATCGCGCGGGGCGCAGGTCCTGGTCTGTTCCTCGCTGGCCGAGGAAGGAGCGCAGGCGACGATCTCCGCGCTAGCGATGGGGGCGTCCGACACCATTCCCAAGCCCGGCACCGGCCGGTTCGGCGGAAGTTTCTCCAGCGTCCTCATCGACAAGCTGCGCGCGTTGGCGCGGTCGGGCGCGGTTCCCAAGTCGGCCATCCCCGTTCCGCCCGCGCGCCTTGCGCAATTGCGCGAGGATCATCTCGGGCCCGTCGACGTCCTGCTGATCGGCGCATCGACCGGGGGCATCCACGCGCTCGGCCAGTTCCTGCGTGCGCTTCCGGCGCGTATCGGCATTCCGATCTGCATCACGCAACATCTGCCCGCCGCCTTCATGCCGGTGTTCGCGCGTCAACTGACCCAGTTCGCCAATCGCCCCACGCACGTCGCGGAGGATGGTCATCCCCTGCTTGCCGATCGCATCTACGTCGCGCCCGGCACCCACCATCTCGAGATCAAGGCGACGACGCAGGGGCTGATGGCCCGGTTGACCGAGGGCAAGTCGGCGTCAGGCTGCCTGCCGTCGGTCGATCCGATGTTCGCCAGCGCGGCCGAGGCCGTCGGACAGCGCGCCTGCGGTGTGATCCTTACCGGCATGGGCCGTGACGGGACGGCAGGGGCGCAGCGCCTCGTCGCGTGCGGATCGGTGGTGATGGCGCAGGACGAAGCTTCCAGCGCCGTATGGGGAATGCCCCGCAGCCTTTTCGAAGCGGGGCTGGCTTGCCGTCTCGCACCTCCCGGCGATCTTGCCGGCTTCGTTGCCCGCAGAATGGAAAGTGCCGCGTAATGGCCATCAGCGATTCCTCAAGCCGCATTCTCGCCGGACTTCTCGAGGCCCGCACGGGGCAACAGCTCACCATGAGCCGTCGCTGGCGCATCGAGACCGCGCTCCAGTCGGTCCTGCGCAAGCGTCAGATCGATTCCATCGACGAACTCATCACCATGCTGGTGACCAACAAGATCCCGATGCTCGCGGACGAGGTGGTCGAGGCACTGCTCAACAACGAAACCTATTTCTTCCGCGATCGTGCGCCGTTCGAGATGCTCGAGCGAGATCTTCTGCCCGAACTGCGTATCCGGCGCGCCGCCGAGAAGAAGATCGCGATCTGGTCCGCCGGCTGTTCGACGGGGCAGGAAGCCTACAGCCTCGCGATGATGTTCGCCGAGGACCCGGTCGCCTGGGCGGGTTGGAAGATCGAGATCGTCGGCACCGACGTCTCGGGCGCCGTCATCGACCGGGCCCGCGACGGTCACTTTTCCCACTTCGAAGTACAGCGCGGCCTCGGCATCCAGCAGACGGTCCGCTGGTTCGAGGAAGAGGGCGATCATTGGAAGGTCGCCGAGGCGCTCAAGGCCAAGGTACGGTTCGAGACGCGCAACCTGTTCGACACGCCGCCGCGCCCGGGGCGTTTCGATCTCATCTTGTGTCGGAACGTGCTGCTCTATTTCTGTGCACAGCGTCGCGCCGATGCCTTTGCCAATTTCGCCAAGGTCCTGAAACCCGACGGTGGCCTGTTGCTCGGCGCCGGCGAAACCGTGATCGGCCAGACCAACGCCTTCGTGGCCGACCGCGTGATGCGCGGAATCTACCGCCTCGACGGCTCGGAAAATGCCGATCGCCGCGCCGCGAGGGCTTGACCCGGTGGGCCGTGCGTGGCCCTAATCGTGCCGCATGCGGATCATCGAGCGCCCATCTCCCAATCGTAACGAGCGGCAGCTGCCGGTCTCGATGATTGTGCTCCACTATACCGGGATGCCCACCGCCGAGGCTGCGCTCGACAAGATGTGCAGCGCCAACGGCGGCGTGTCCGCGCATTATTGCATCACCGAGGACGGGACGATTTACCAGCTCGTCGACGAGGAGGAGCGCGCTTGGCACGCGGGTGTGAGCTACTGGCGCGGCATCAGCGACGTGAATAGCGCTTCGGTCGGGATCGAGATCGTCAACCCGGGTCACGAGTTCGGCTATCCCGACTTTCCCGACGAGCAGATCGCCGCGCTCATCCCGCTCTTGTCAGATATCAAGAACCGTCACGGGGTCAGCCGTGGAAATGTCGTCGGTCATTCCGACGTGGCGCCGACGCGCAAGGTCGATCCGGGGGAGAAGTTTCCCTGGCCCGCACTGGCGAAGCGTCGCCTGGCGCTGCCCAGCCCGACGCGCGATCTGATGGATCCCTTCTGGACCGATGCGGGCTTCATGCTGGCGCTCGAACGGTTCGGCTACGACGTCACCGACGAGAAGGCCGCCGTCGAAGCGTTCCAGCGACGTTTCCGTCCCGACACCATCGACGGCATCATCGACGGTGAATGCCGCGCCAAGCTGCTGTCGCTCTTGCTGCCACGCCCGCAATAGCCCATATCGCGCTGCGCCAGGGGACCGGGCGGCCGCGGCATGTTCGCATGTCGAGGAAAGTCCGGGCTCCACGCAACGACGGTGCCGGGTAACGCCCGGCGGGCTCGTTTCTTCGGGGACGGGTTCAGGGACAGTGCCACAGAAAGCATTCCGCCGCGCTTCGGCGTGGTCAGGGCGAACGGGTGCGGTAAGAGCGCACCGCGCGCATCGGCAACGATCGCGGCACGGTAAACCCCACCGGGAGCAAGGCCGAATAGGGGCGGCACATGGGCCAGTTGCGGCTCGTCGCCCGGGTTGGCTGCTGGAGCGCGTCGGTAACGGCGCGCGCAGATGAATGGTCGCCCATCCTGCCCTTGCGGCGGGTGGACAGAACCCGGCTTACAGGTCCCCTGGCATTTTTGATTTTGCTGCGAAGAGAGAGTAACCCGGTTCCGTCCGAGCAGGGGGAAGCGATGGGACGGCTGACTCGGTTTCTTGTCCTCACCTTCGTGTGGAGTTGGGGCTGGTGGGCGCTCCTGATGGCGATCGGATACGAACCCGCCTCGGCAACCGCACGCCATCTCACGACGCTCGGTACCTTCGGTCCCGCCATCGGCGGTGTCGTCGCACTGCGCCTGACCTCACCGGATCGGCAATGGGGCGTAGGGACACCCGGATTCATCTTCGGTATCGTGCTCGGACTGGCGGCGATCCTGATAAACCTCTCCGTGTTCACCGATACGGTTTTCGTTCATCCCGCTCGGCCCGATCCGCTCGATGCAGCGAGCTTCGGGTCCGGCCCCGCGTTGGCCGCTCGCCGCGGCGATCCTGCTCGTCTCCGGTTATGTCTTCGGTTCGATCGGTGCTCCCGACCGAAGCGTCGCCGCCTATTTCAGGGGTCTCCGACCGGACCGGCGGGCGCTCCTGATGACGCTGCCGGTGTTGCTGCTCATGCCAGCCATTCTCTTGCTCGGTCATCTTCTCGAGCGACTGATGGGAGGTAGTCCGCCGATACCCTACGTCTTCACCGCCTCTCCGCTCAACTGGCTCCCGACCATCGTGTTCGGGCTCCTCAGCGTGGCCGCGCTGACGGGCGGGAACGAGGAGCATGGATGGCGAGGGGTGATGCAGCCCGTCCTCCACAAACGGGTCTCTCCGCTGGTCGCTGCGATCATGATCGCGGTGGTCTGGGACGTCTGGCATTTCCCGCTCCATCTCGCCGGCGCCTACGGCGACAACATGGACCTGATGGCGATCTTCCTGCAGCGGCTACCCGGGCTTGTCCTTCAGTCGATCGTCCTCGCTGCGATCTATCAGTGGAGCAAGGGATCGATATACCTCTGCATCCTCTATCATGCGTCCATCAACACGATGGTGGGTTTCTTCGCCGGAAACGATACGCAACTCTATCCGATCCTCGTGGGTGTCGTGGTGGCCGCCGGCCTGACGGTCGGCCTGCAACTGTGGAAGCGAGACGGCTTTCGACCCGCGGCGCCACGGGGGTAGGCAGCGCGTCGCTGGCTCCCTAGATGGAGCGTATGCCGCGTGCACGACGATCCAACGACTGGGGTTTTCCCCGCTGGCGCTCCTATGGTGAATCCAGCCGCGAGGCCGCGAAGGTGCGCCTGTGCGACCGCGTCGACTGCACCGAGGCGGGAGACCGGCCCGCGCCCAAGGCGCCCAATAGCCCCGAACGCTGGTATTTCTGCGAGAAACACGCTGCGGAGTACAACAAGAACTGGAACTACTTCCAGGGCTTGTCGAAGGAGGAAGCGGCCAAGCGCGCGGCCGAAGAGAATCGCGACGCGGAAGGGTTCCGTCAGAGCGCCCATTACGAATGGGCCGGCTCGGGCGATGGCAGCCGGAGCCGCGAGGAGATGCGAGCGCTGAGCCTGTTCGACCTCGACGCTCACGCCGAGTTCGCGGAAATCCGGAAGGTCTATCGCGCCCGCGCCAAGGAATTGCACCCCGACGTTAATCCGGGCGATGAGGAAGCCGCTGCGGAATTTCAGAAGGTGAAGGCCGCCTACGACGTTCTCAAGAGCGCGGAGGACCGTCGCCGAGCGCTGGGCTAGGGCTCGATGATGTAGGTGCCGGTGGCGTGGGCCAGCGGACTGCCGTCGGCAACCCGCGCCACGCCGCGAACGAAGCCGACGTTTCTCGTCAGCTTGAAGCATTCGCACCGGGCCGTGATCGTCCCGTCGTCGAGCGTCGCGGGGCGCAGATAGTCGAGGCGCAGGTCGATCGTCGCGATCGGCAACAGCTTGCCCATCGCCTGCCACACCGCTGCACCTCCGCAACTGTCGAGCAAACCGACGATCGCTCCCGACGCCAGAATGCCTTCTTCGGGTACGCCGACCAGTTCGGGCTTGGGATCGAGGCACATCTCGATCCAATCCTCGCCCTCGTCGTGGAAGGTATAGCCGAGCGCACGGCCGTGTCCGACCTTGCCCGCCATCCGCAGGAATTGGGGGAGATCGAAACCCGGACCCGGCGCGACCGTCTCGCCGCTCATTGCAGGCGCTCGGCGGTTTCCTTCACCAGCGCGATCATGTTCGGGATGCCCTGCGTGCGGTTCGACGACAGTTCGTTCGCCAGATTGAAGGGTGCCAGCTTTTCATGAATGTCGGTGTCGGCGACCTCGCGAGCGGGCCGGTCCTGGACCGCGCTCAGCACAAGGGCGACGACGCCCTTGGTGATCGCCGCATTGCTGTCGGCAAGAAAGTGCAGCGTATCGTCCTGCTGCGTCGGATAGACCCAGACGCTGGCCGAACATCCGCGCACCTTGGTCGCGTCGGTCTTCAGGGCGTCGGGCATGGGTTCGAGCTTGCGCCCCAGCTCGATCAGCAGCCGGTAACGGTCCTCGCTCTCCAGGAATTCATATTCTTCGGCGATGTCGGACAAGGGGGGCAGGGGCATGGCCGCTGACTAGCGGGAGCGCGTCAGTCGCGCAATTCCTCGATCTGCCGCGTGAGCGTGTCTTCCTTCTCGACCGCGATCCGTTCGAGCACCTGGACCCGGTCGCGCAGCTTGCCGACCTCTCGTCGCGCAGGGCCTTCATCTCTCCGTCGTCGGGCACGTTCTCGCGGACTCTGCGACGGGTCTTGGCCATTTCCTGTAAGATACCGCCGACGGTGGCGATGAATACGATCGCCACCACCATCTCGAACACTTCCATCAGTCGTCCTTTCGATCGATCGGTGCCGGTCGCCGCTCTGGCCGCGGGGGCAAGGCGTCGAGCTTATCGATCTCCGAGGCCAGTCGCGAGGGCTTGTCGGTCACGATGCGTTCGAGCGTCTCGATCCGGTCGTAGAGCTGTTCGACGCGTTCGCGCAGTGCCCCGTTCTCGGCGCGAAGTTCGTCCCGGTCGTTGCTGCCGACCCGGTTCATCCGCTCCTTCTCGTGGGACATGGCAGCCCATTTGGTGATGAACGTACCGACAATGGCGGCCAGCAATACGACGACGATCCCGATGATGAGCAGGCTGGACATCTAGCGTCGCTCCTCGTGGCGTTCGCGCGCCTCGAGCGGCGGGATGTCGCGCAGCGCCTCGATCTGTTCGGCGGTGTCGGCGCCGCGATCGGTGGCGATGCGTTCCAGCACCCGAATGCGCTTCTCTAGCGCCTCGATCCGCGCTTCGTGCGCTTCGGCGCGTGTACCTTCCTCGCGCCGGATCACGTTCCCCATGTCGTCGGTGATCGGATAGCCGTGCTTGGCCTTCATCCAGTTCGACAGGAAACCCCCGATCGAACTGATGAGAATGATTGCCAGAATGAATTCGAAAGTCCCGATTTCCACGTTTAGTTGGCCCCCTTGTCCCTTTTTTCCAATTGTTCGATCTCGCGCGCCAGGCTGTAGCTCTGGTCGGTGACGATCTTTTCGACCGTCTCGACGCGCTCCTTCATCGCGCTCATCTGCGCCCGCAATTCGGCATTCTCGCCCGTCAGCAGCTTGATCCGCTCTTCCGCTTCGCGATCCTTGTGCGGGTGGATGGCGTTCCCCCAACTGCCTTCGAGCGGATAACCGTTCTTGATCTTGAGCCAGGTGGTGAAGACCCAACCCCCCACGCTCACCGCGACGATCGTGGTGATGAAGGGGGCAAGGTTGATGATCGCTTCGATGGGCATGTCGGAAGGCTCCTACTTCAGTTCGTCGATCTGTCGCGCGAGGACGCGGTTCTCGCTGGTGACGTAGCTCTCGATGTCGGCGAGGCGGCGGTCGATCGCGCGGAATTCGGCGTGGATCGACTTGGCGGTCTTGGTCGGGCTGGCACGGACCCCGCGCCAGAAGCGCTGATCTTCCTCATTCTCATATTTGAGCTCGGCCGGCTTGTCCTCGGCGACCACGCCCGCGATGAGGTAGAGGAGGAACGCCCCGCCCGAGCTCATCAGAATGGCGAACAGGACCATGATCCGCATCAGCGTGAGATCGATGCCGGTATAGTCCGACAGGCCCGCGCACACGCCCATGACCTTGCCGTTGGCCTTGTCCTTGTAGAATTTCGTGCGGCTCGGGGACGGGGGCATCAGCGGCGCTCCTTTCGCGATCCGGACAGGAGGGCTTCATGCTCGGCGAGCAGGTCGTCGGCCCGTTCCAGCAGCGCCTGGTCGCGGTTGCGTTCAGGCAGCGCGCATTTCTGTCGCCATTCGGGATCCTCGGCGCTCATGATCCGCTCGATCGTGCAGAGACGATCGTCGAGCCGCCGCGCGGCATCGTGCAATTGCTCAAGCAACTTCTCGTCCGGTTGCGTCAGCGTCGCCTGACCCTTCCACTTAGTGACATAGTGAAAGATCAGCCACGGCAATGCGATGAAGATCGCCGCGATCGCGAAAAACCCCATGAACTCGTCCATCATTTTCCCCTTTTCGATCCCCTCGGGAATCTAGTTCGATTTGCTCTTCAAGGCGGCCTTCATGGCCTCCAGCTCGGCATCGACCTTGTCCGAAGAGCGAAGGTCGGAGATTTCTTCCTCGAGGCTCTTGGGCCCCGTCATGCCCAGGGCATCGGCCTGGCCCTCGGCCATGTCGGCGCGCCGCTCGAGGCTCTCGAAGCGCGAAAAGGCGTCCTGCGTGCGGCTGCCGTTCAGCACCTCGCTCGCCTTGTGTCGGTTCATCGCGCTTTCGAGACGATTGGCGATGGCGTTCTGGCGACTGCGTGCCTCGCGCAGCTTGGACTGAAGCTTCGCGATGTCCGCCTCGTAGATCTTGAGCGTCTCGTCGATCTGCGCGAGTTCCTCGTTCAGACCCTCGGCCATGTCCTTGGCCTTCTGCCGTTCGACCAGCGCCTGCTTGGCAAGGTCCTCGCGGTCCTTCGAAAGGGCAAGCTCGGCCTTCTCGGTCCAGCTTTCCTGCAATTGTTCGAGCCGGGCCATCGCGCGGCGCATTTCCTTGCCGTCGGCAATGCTTCGCGCCGCGGAGGCGCGGACCTCGACGAGTGTTTCCTCCATTTCGAGAATGATCATGCGGATCATGCGCGCCGGATCTTCGGCACGGTCGAGCAGCTCTGTCATATTGGCTGCGAAAATGTCCCTTACACGGGAAAAGATTGCCATAGGGCACTCCGTCTAGATGCGTATTGTCCCAACATATGCGAGAATCGTGCCAATAGTGTCAATTAAGCTTCCAATCGTCAATCTCATGGCTTTTCGACCGACGGTGGGTTGAAACATCTTGCCAGATGGTGGGATTTTCCACCACATAAAGCGCATGGAGCGGACCAATCAGTTCGTCGGGCAATCGCTTGCCTTTCTCGACGCGGTCGAGCGCGCCAGTCGCGCTGCCCCGCTGAACCGCCCGGTGCTGGTCATCGGGGAGCGGGGAACGGGCAAGGAACTCATTGCCGAGCGCCTGCACCGTCTTTCCACCCGCTGGTCGGGGCCGCTGGTGACGATGAACTGCGCCGCGCTTCCCGAAAATCTGATCGAGGCCGAACTGTTCGGTCACGAGGCCGGGGCCTTCACGGGGGCGAGCAAGACCCGCCAGGGACGGTTCGAGGAAGCCGACGGCGGAACGCTCTTCCTCGACGAGCTGGCAACCTTGTCATCTGGTGCGCAAGACCGGCTGTTACGTGCTGTAGAATATGGGGAAATCACGCGTATCGGCGCCTCGAAGCCGATCCGTGTCGACGTGCGCATCGTCGCGGCGACCAACGAACATCTTCCCAGTCTCGTCGAACGCGGCCAATTTCGCGCCGATCTTCTCGATCGCCTTTCGTTCGAGGTCGTCACGCTACCGCCGCTGCGGGCACGCGAAGGAGATATCGGTTTGCTGGCCGACCATTTCGGTCGGCGCATGGCGGTCGAACTCGACTGGCCGAACTGGCCCGGCTTCGACGAACGGGCGACTGAGCGGCTCGAACAGCATCCGTGGCCAGGCAATGTCCGCGAACTGCGCAACGTCGTCGAACGCGCCGTCTATCGCGCCGAGGATCCCGAGCGACAGGTCGCCACGATCAATTTCGATCCGTTCGAATCGCCTTGGTCCCCGCGACCCTCCGACCGAAGTGCCGGCGATGCAGCGAACGCGGGGGCGCCCGCGTCCGCCAATGGAGCTTCTGCTTCCGCCCCGATCCCGCCCACCGCCGAAACCGATGATTTCAAGGCGAGTGTTACCGAATATGAGCGCGCGCTGCTGTCCGCCGCGCTCGAGCGCAACCGCTACAACCAACGCGCAACGGCCGATGCAGTGGGTCTGAGCTACGATCAGCTGCGCCACGCTATCAAGCGCCTCGACCTGTCGAGCGAGGGCTGAGCCAAACCGCTGCCCTGACTGGCGGAATCGCCTGTTCCGTGGTATCGAATGACCCCTGCCGTTACCGAGGGAGACGTTCGATGTCTGTCGCTTCTCTGGCCATTCTTTCAATCGCGCTGACGGGTGGTGCGCCCGTGGGCATCACCCTCGGCGAGACGCATGCGAAGAGCTGCTACGACGCGGCCGAGGCCGGCAATACCAGCCGATTTGCGCTGGCGTCCTGCGAACGGGCGCTCGCGGTTCAGCCGCTCAGCGCCGGCGACAAGGCCTCGACGCTCGTCAATCGCGGCATCATTCGCATGAACCGCGGTGAGTACAATCTGGCAGATCGCGATTTTGCCGAAGCCCTCAAACTCGATGCCTCGCAGGCCGAAGCCTATCTCAA from Sphingomicrobium sp. XHP0239 encodes:
- a CDS encoding SufE family protein translates to MPPLSDIAEEYEFLESEDRYRLLIELGRKLEPMPDALKTDATKVRGCSASVWVYPTQQDDTLHFLADSNAAITKGVVALVLSAVQDRPAREVADTDIHEKLAPFNLANELSSNRTQGIPNMIALVKETAERLQ
- the cheB gene encoding chemotaxis-specific protein-glutamate methyltransferase CheB → MGGVLASLSRSDTGRGDPATVKLMVVDDSTVARAVLSRMIESDPQFRVVADAPTAEDAIAQLARVDTDIVLLDLEMPGEGGLKLLPKIIEASRGAQVLVCSSLAEEGAQATISALAMGASDTIPKPGTGRFGGSFSSVLIDKLRALARSGAVPKSAIPVPPARLAQLREDHLGPVDVLLIGASTGGIHALGQFLRALPARIGIPICITQHLPAAFMPVFARQLTQFANRPTHVAEDGHPLLADRIYVAPGTHHLEIKATTQGLMARLTEGKSASGCLPSVDPMFASAAEAVGQRACGVILTGMGRDGTAGAQRLVACGSVVMAQDEASSAVWGMPRSLFEAGLACRLAPPGDLAGFVARRMESAA
- a CDS encoding tetratricopeptide repeat protein; this translates as MSVASLAILSIALTGGAPVGITLGETHAKSCYDAAEAGNTSRFALASCERALAVQPLSAGDKASTLVNRGIIRMNRGEYNLADRDFAEALKLDASQAEAYLNAAILALRRADSARALTYSSRSIELETRKPHIAYYVRGMANEDRGAASAAYRDLQMAQSLAPGWDVPAIELTRYSVVTR
- the pspB gene encoding envelope stress response membrane protein PspB produces the protein MMDEFMGFFAIAAIFIALPWLIFHYVTKWKGQATLTQPDEKLLEQLHDAARRLDDRLCTIERIMSAEDPEWRQKCALPERNRDQALLERADDLLAEHEALLSGSRKERR
- the pspF gene encoding phage shock protein operon transcriptional activator, which translates into the protein MERTNQFVGQSLAFLDAVERASRAAPLNRPVLVIGERGTGKELIAERLHRLSTRWSGPLVTMNCAALPENLIEAELFGHEAGAFTGASKTRQGRFEEADGGTLFLDELATLSSGAQDRLLRAVEYGEITRIGASKPIRVDVRIVAATNEHLPSLVERGQFRADLLDRLSFEVVTLPPLRAREGDIGLLADHFGRRMAVELDWPNWPGFDERATERLEQHPWPGNVRELRNVVERAVYRAEDPERQVATINFDPFESPWSPRPSDRSAGDAANAGAPASANGASASAPIPPTAETDDFKASVTEYERALLSAALERNRYNQRATADAVGLSYDQLRHAIKRLDLSSEG
- a CDS encoding J domain-containing protein, with amino-acid sequence MPRARRSNDWGFPRWRSYGESSREAAKVRLCDRVDCTEAGDRPAPKAPNSPERWYFCEKHAAEYNKNWNYFQGLSKEEAAKRAAEENRDAEGFRQSAHYEWAGSGDGSRSREEMRALSLFDLDAHAEFAEIRKVYRARAKELHPDVNPGDEEAAAEFQKVKAAYDVLKSAEDRRRALG
- a CDS encoding response regulator, producing MKTCLIVDDSKVIRKVARHILETLDFKVEEAGDGKEALSHCEQEMPDVVLLDWNMPVMSGMEFLKLLRQGGHADQPKVVFCTTENDMAHIRAALEAGADEYVMKPFDRETLHVKLQLVGVA
- a CDS encoding CheR family methyltransferase produces the protein MAISDSSSRILAGLLEARTGQQLTMSRRWRIETALQSVLRKRQIDSIDELITMLVTNKIPMLADEVVEALLNNETYFFRDRAPFEMLERDLLPELRIRRAAEKKIAIWSAGCSTGQEAYSLAMMFAEDPVAWAGWKIEIVGTDVSGAVIDRARDGHFSHFEVQRGLGIQQTVRWFEEEGDHWKVAEALKAKVRFETRNLFDTPPRPGRFDLILCRNVLLYFCAQRRADAFANFAKVLKPDGGLLLGAGETVIGQTNAFVADRVMRGIYRLDGSENADRRAARA
- a CDS encoding PaaI family thioesterase; this encodes MSGETVAPGPGFDLPQFLRMAGKVGHGRALGYTFHDEGEDWIEMCLDPKPELVGVPEEGILASGAIVGLLDSCGGAAVWQAMGKLLPIATIDLRLDYLRPATLDDGTITARCECFKLTRNVGFVRGVARVADGSPLAHATGTYIIEP
- a CDS encoding N-acetylmuramoyl-L-alanine amidase is translated as MRIIERPSPNRNERQLPVSMIVLHYTGMPTAEAALDKMCSANGGVSAHYCITEDGTIYQLVDEEERAWHAGVSYWRGISDVNSASVGIEIVNPGHEFGYPDFPDEQIAALIPLLSDIKNRHGVSRGNVVGHSDVAPTRKVDPGEKFPWPALAKRRLALPSPTRDLMDPFWTDAGFMLALERFGYDVTDEKAAVEAFQRRFRPDTIDGIIDGECRAKLLSLLLPRPQ
- a CDS encoding CPBP family intramembrane glutamic endopeptidase, whose protein sequence is MQRASGPAPRWPLAAAILLVSGYVFGSIGAPDRSVAAYFRGLRPDRRALLMTLPVLLLMPAILLLGHLLERLMGGSPPIPYVFTASPLNWLPTIVFGLLSVAALTGGNEEHGWRGVMQPVLHKRVSPLVAAIMIAVVWDVWHFPLHLAGAYGDNMDLMAIFLQRLPGLVLQSIVLAAIYQWSKGSIYLCILYHASINTMVGFFAGNDTQLYPILVGVVVAAGLTVGLQLWKRDGFRPAAPRG
- the pspA gene encoding phage shock protein PspA, coding for MAIFSRVRDIFAANMTELLDRAEDPARMIRMIILEMEETLVEVRASAARSIADGKEMRRAMARLEQLQESWTEKAELALSKDREDLAKQALVERQKAKDMAEGLNEELAQIDETLKIYEADIAKLQSKLREARSRQNAIANRLESAMNRHKASEVLNGSRTQDAFSRFESLERRADMAEGQADALGMTGPKSLEEEISDLRSSDKVDAELEAMKAALKSKSN
- the pspC gene encoding envelope stress response membrane protein PspC codes for the protein MPPSPSRTKFYKDKANGKVMGVCAGLSDYTGIDLTLMRIMVLFAILMSSGGAFLLYLIAGVVAEDKPAELKYENEEDQRFWRGVRASPTKTAKSIHAEFRAIDRRLADIESYVTSENRVLARQIDELK